From the Synechococcus sp. HK01-R genome, one window contains:
- a CDS encoding 16S rRNA (uracil(1498)-N(3))-methyltransferase has translation MNIILLRSSDPWIDPSTVRLEGRRAHHLSVQLKGAVGDQVRVGLLGGWRGKARITSMDGQSVCLNVSLTDPPPPRHRFDVVLALPRPKMLRRILRTVAEFGVSNLHLINSARVEKSYWQTPLLHPGKLQEALEAGLERSQDTLAPTVHLHQRFRPFVEDQLADLCAGRPCWIAHQEAPQSLAQVASDPAVVMIGPEGGFVPFELDLAETVIARRVHLGVRTLSVDTALPAALAQALPF, from the coding sequence GTGAACATCATCCTGCTGCGATCCTCCGACCCCTGGATCGATCCTTCCACGGTGCGGTTGGAGGGGCGCCGGGCTCACCATCTGTCGGTGCAACTCAAAGGCGCTGTTGGCGATCAGGTGCGTGTGGGTTTGCTGGGTGGATGGCGCGGGAAGGCCCGGATCACGTCGATGGATGGGCAGTCGGTCTGCCTGAATGTCTCTCTGACGGATCCACCGCCACCGCGCCATCGCTTCGACGTCGTGTTGGCATTGCCGCGCCCGAAGATGTTGCGTCGCATCCTGCGCACGGTGGCGGAGTTCGGTGTGTCGAACCTGCACCTGATCAATAGCGCCAGGGTGGAGAAGAGCTACTGGCAGACCCCGCTTCTGCATCCAGGCAAGCTCCAGGAGGCCCTCGAGGCGGGGCTGGAACGATCCCAAGACACGCTGGCGCCAACGGTGCATTTGCATCAACGCTTTCGCCCCTTCGTGGAGGATCAACTGGCGGATCTCTGCGCTGGTAGGCCCTGCTGGATTGCCCATCAGGAGGCCCCTCAGTCCCTGGCGCAGGTGGCTTCTGACCCTGCGGTGGTGATGATTGGTCCGGAAGGCGGGTTTGTGCCCTTCGAGCTAGATCTGGCGGAAACGGTGATCGCCAGGCGCGTCCATCTCGGGGTTCGAACGCTCAGCGTCGATACGGCACTGCCGGCGGCGCTTGCCCAAGCGCTGCCTTTCTAA
- a CDS encoding DUF411 domain-containing protein — MNASRFAHLCSAAVRQSLVGAFVVVSLLSASQPLEAHGDVKGDAAMPVNSGATGPQMTVYRSASCGCCTSWGSHIVSAGYRIEDHVTEDMDAVKKARGISPQQASCHTAVVEGYVIEGHVPASAIQRLLTERPNIRGLAVPGMPMGSPGMEVAGVEAERFEVLAIAHDGTTSVFARY; from the coding sequence ATGAACGCTTCGCGTTTTGCGCATCTGTGTTCAGCTGCCGTGCGACAGAGCTTGGTTGGAGCCTTTGTAGTCGTCTCGCTGCTTTCAGCGAGTCAACCGCTTGAGGCGCATGGTGATGTGAAAGGGGATGCTGCGATGCCCGTCAACAGTGGGGCGACCGGGCCTCAGATGACGGTGTATCGATCGGCGAGTTGCGGTTGCTGTACGTCATGGGGATCCCACATCGTTTCAGCGGGATACCGCATTGAGGACCATGTCACCGAGGACATGGATGCCGTGAAGAAAGCGCGTGGCATCAGCCCACAACAAGCTTCTTGCCATACCGCGGTTGTGGAGGGGTATGTGATCGAAGGGCATGTGCCCGCTTCTGCGATTCAGCGTCTTTTGACAGAACGGCCCAATATCCGAGGTCTGGCAGTTCCAGGGATGCCAATGGGTTCTCCCGGGATGGAGGTGGCTGGCGTCGAGGCTGAACGTTTCGAGGTGCTTGCCATTGCCCATGACGGAACAACCTCCGTCTTCGCGCGTTATTAA